The Amycolatopsis nigrescens CSC17Ta-90 genomic interval TGCGCTCGTCGTAGGAATCGGTGATCTCCGCGGGCAGCGCGTTGAACGGCACCTGGAAGAACGCGAACGCGGTCGCGCACAGGAAGAACGCCAGCACCACGTATGCCGCGTCCACCGTCACGCTGCCCAGCGCCGGCCCGGCGAAGATGGCCGCGAACAGCACCGCCACCCCGATCCCGCCGAACAGCAGGAACCGCCGCCTGCTGCCGCGTTTGGCCAGGCTGGCGTCGGAGAGCCGGCCGGCGAACGGGTTGAACAGCACGTCCCACGCCTTGGGCACCAGCACGATCGCGCCGGCCACCGCGCCGGGCACGGCAAGGGTGTCGGTCAGGTAGGGCAGCAGCAGGAGCCCTGGCACGGTGCCGAAGGCGCCGGTGACGAACGAGCCGAGGGAGTAGCCGAGCCTGGTACGTGCGGGCAGCGCGGCCATGATCCTCCTCGGGGTCGCCCCTCCGCGGAGTCGACACCCCTAGTATTTGATCAACGTCACCACCGGGTAGTGGTCGGAGGGAATCGTGTCATCGTCGTGATGCACGAGTCGTACCGGGCCGACTTCGGCTGGTGGACGTCCGTTGCCGCGCAGGGTACCGAGGTAGTCGAGGCTGTCTCGATAGCCCTCCTCCACCGACTTCGCGGCCAGCGGGTTCGTGGTCGCGTCGAAGGTGTACTCCCCCGCCGGCGCCGTGCCCAGCGAACCGTCCACGATGGCCTCACCCTGCCGCAGCTGCGACCTGCCCAGCTCGTCCCGGCGGTCCTCGCCGGCCCAGCGCTCGATGTTGAGGTCGCCGCCGATCAGCACCGGTTCGACCACCGGCGCGTACTTCGCGACCAGGTCCCGGATTTCGCCGAGCTGCGCCATCCGCACCTGATGCGCCTTGGGCAGCGTCTTCGGTCCCTCGTCGGCCTGCAGGTGCGTGCCGGCCACCCAGACCGGGCGGCCGTCGACGACGATCCTGGCCAGCGCGGCGCCCTTGTTCGAAAAGTAGTCCGAGGTGCCGAAGTAGCTGTCGGTGAAGACCAGCTGGTGCTGTTCGGTGATCGGGTACCTGCTGAGCACGGTGACCCCGCCGTTGACCACCACCGGGCTGTTCGAGCAGTTGCCGTTGACCGTGGTCCAGCCGCCTGAGGCGGCGCAGCGCTGCCCGACCAGCGGGGTCTGGTGCGGCCAGCGGTCGGCCAGCCTGGCCCGCAGCTGCTCTGCCTGCGCGCTGAACGCCTCGTTCAGCACCAGCACGTCCGGGTCCTGCGCGCGGATGGTGCGCTCGGCGGCCGCGGCCCGCGCCGTCTTGTCCGCGGTACCGGGCGCCGCGATCCAGGGCAGCTGGTAGACGTTGAACGACATCACCGAGAGGGTGGTGGCGCCCGCTCCCTCCGCGGGCGCCACCATGCCCAGCCCGAGTGCCACGCCGAGCACCAGGGCCGCATAGCGGATCGTCTTGCGCATCAACCATTCCTCCGCTCAGGAAACGAGAAAGGCACGAGAGGTGCCGGTGAACGCGCTGATCCGGCCGTTCCAGCCGTTCTTCCAGTCGCCGTGATGCACGATCCGGTACTTGCCGATCGGGGTGTTCACGGGAATGTCCCAGGTGATAGTCGCCTTCGAGGTGGCGATACCGTCGCGCGCCCAGTGGTACTTCGTCGCCCAGTCGCCGTCGTCGGCGAACCGCACCCACTGCCCGTCCACCAGCCGCTGCACCTCGGCGAAAGTGCCGCCGCGCCGGAGGTTGTTCTTCGGATGGCCGGTCACGAACACCACCGACACCTGCTCCCCGCGCCGGTAACCGCTGTTCGCCTCGGTGAGCACCTCGCCGAAGTCCTTGAACAGCGGCTTGTCGTCGAACACCACCCCGGGCTGGAAGTTGATCAGCTTGCCGCGCAGGTCTCGCGGGATCGGACCGAGCGGCACCGGCCTGCCGGCCTTCATGGCCGCGGCCAGCCGCGCGAACTCCTGCTGGTAGGCGGGCAGCGTGTACCGGCCGAAGAGGGTGGACGCGCCTTCGTACTGCTGCGAGTCGTATTCCTCCGGCGTGGTCACGTACTGGCTGTAGGCGTTCGAGTAGCCCTGCATCAGCACGTTCTCCAGCGGCACGCCCAGCTCAGCGGCCACCACGCGGCGGATTCGCAGCCCGGCCACGATGGTGTACTCGGCCGGCCCCGCCACCAGGTACAGCTGGCCGATCCGCACCAGTTGCAGCGGCAGCACCTCGGGGCACCACGGATACGGCTTCATCGCGCCGAACGGCACGGCAACCACTTTGGGCGCCTGCGCGTCGGCCAGTGCCCGCGGAATCGGCGCGTCGATGCCGCCGAGCCAGTCGATGAACGGGTTCTTGATGCCCTCCGGAATCGGGATGCCCGGGCCGTCCTCGGTGCTGCCGGCCAGCATGGACGCGCCGATCGCCGCGGTGCAGGTGGTGTGCTGCCTGCCGTCCGGGGTGAACCGGCCGTGCACGGTCACCTTCGACAGGTCCACGAAGCACATCCGGTGGTCCACCGCGCCGGTCACCGCCTCCCCCGCCGCGTCGAAGGCGCGCTTGGCCGCGCGGAACTGGCGGTCGCCGATGATCCTGGTGTTCTCGAACTCGTCTTCGGTGGGCCCGGAACCGGGTTTGAGGTTGAGGTTCGGGGACATGTCGCCGGAGTTGGTCTGCGCGAAACAGGCCACGAACTCGTCGTTACCGTTTTCCCAGGCGAAAGCCGCGTAGCCCTTGTTGTCCGAGCTGATCAGCCGGTTCTCGTTGGTCATCGAAGTGCCGTGGGTGGCGAACCAGGTGATCGCCCCGACGTCGCGGCCGCCCTGGGCGAACCGCAGCACGGTGACCGCCGGATCGATGGACAGCGGGAAATGGTCCTTGTCCGACTGGGGGTTCAGCTCGAAGGCGGTGCGGGAACGGTTCGCGCTGGCGTCGGTCAGCTCGGTCCGGCCGATGCCGATGGTGCCCGGCTTCAGATCCTCGTGGGCGCGGGTGATCGCTTCGGTGATGCCGTCCACCACGGCGTTGTAGGTCTGCTCCTGGAACCCGAGGATGGACAGGTCGTAGGCCGCGTAGTGCGAGTCGCCACCGCAGGCCGCGTGCGTGTGCGTCGCGTTGAGCAGCACGTTCTGCTCGGTGTAGAGGTCACCGTAGGCGGCCTTCAGCTTCCGCAGCACGCCCTGGTGCACGGACTGGAAGAGCGCGCCCAGCTCCGCGGTGACGAACACGATCCGCCGGTTCGCGTCGGCCACGATGAACGCCCGCGCCCTGGTTCGCAGGTGAATTCCCGCGGTCTGCTGCTGCGGCATCGAGTAGCCCATCATGCCGTTCTCCGCGGCGGGCCCGGTCACGTCGGAGATACCGCGGCCGACCAGGTACGCCGCGGATTCCCCGGGCGCCTCGGCCTGCGCGCTGCCGAGCATTCCCGCGGCGAGCGGCACCGCCGCCGCACCGGCCAGCACGTGCCTCCGGGTGACGGGCATCCGCGTGTCCTCCTCCACCTTCGTTGAACGTGAACGTCATTCACGTTCCGCGTTGGTGAAGGAGGTTACGTGATCCGGTTCACCCTTGCCAAGGGACGAAAGCAGGGTGGGTGATCAGCGCAGGGTGTCCGCCACCGTGCGCAGCGTAGCGGCATCGCCGCGCAACAGGATCGTGGTGACCACGCTTTCCTCCCAGGCGGCGAGCTCGTCGCGGATCTTGGCCGCCGGGCCGATCAGCGAGGTGTCCTCGACCAGGCTGGTCGGGATCGCCGCCACGGCTTCTTCCTTGCGCCCGGCCAGGTACAGCTCCTGCACCTCGTCGGCGACCTTCTCGTACCCCATCCTGGCGAACACGTCGCGGTGGAAGTTGACCTGCTTCGCTCCCATGCCGCCGATGTAGAGCGCCAGCGCCGGCCTGATCAGGTCCGCGGCCTTCTCCACGTCGTCGTGCACGATCACCGGCACCGACGCGGCAACCTCGAAGTCCTTCGCGGTACGCCGCGCGCCGGGCCGTGCGAAGCCTTCCTCGATCGCCGACTTGTAGAAGGCGTTGCTCTTCGGCGAGAAGAACAGCGGCAGCCAGCCGTCGCAGATCTCGGCGGACAGCGCCACGTTCTTCGGGCCCTCCGCGGCGAGGTAGATCGGCAGGTCCTTGTGCAGCGGATGCACGGTGGACTTCAACGGCTTGCCCAGCCCGGTGCCGCCCTGTAGCGGCAACTGGAAGAAGTCGCCGTCGAAGGAGAGCGGCTTCTCCCGGGCGATGACCCGGCGCACGATCTCCACGTACTCCCTGGTCCGCGCCAACGGCTTCGGGTACGGCTGGCCGTACCAGCCCTCCACCACCTGCGGGCCGGAGGCGCCGAGGCCGAGCACGAACCGGCCGCCGCTGAGGTGGTCCATGGTCAGCGCGCTCATCGCGGTGGCCGTCGGCGTGCGCGCGGACATCTGCACGATGTTGGTGCCGAGCCTGATCCGCGTCGTGGAGCTGCCCCACCAGGCCAGCGGGGTGAAGGCGTCCGAGCCGTACCCCTCGGCGGTCCACACCGAGTCGAAGCCGAGCTGCTCGGCCTGCACGATCGCGTCCAGCGCCCCCGCGGGCGGGCCCGACGACCAGTACCCGATGTGGTAGCCCAGCTTCACGGTGGATCTCCTTACAGCTTCGGCGAATAATGCGTCGGACTGTCCCGTTCGTGCACCGGCGGCAGGTTCCGCCGGGGTGTCTCGACCAGCGGTGCACCGGCGGGAACCTGCCCGCGTACGCGCTGCCAGCCCGCCCTGGCCCGCGGATGGTAACGACGGTCGCGCGGCACCAGCTTGAATGCCGCGTTGATCAGTCTGCCCAACCGGCGGTGCCGGCGCTCGTCCTTACCGGTCCAGGTGTAGCCGAGTTTCTCCCGGATCGACTGGTCGTACAGGCCTACTGTCAGCCAGACGAAGTTACGCGCCACCATGCCGCGTACCAGCTTCCACGCCGGCATCGGCAGCCAGGGCAGGAAGTTCGGCTTCGGCAGCGCGCGGATGTCCAGCACGTCCCTGGTCGCCTTGTTGTCCTCGAGCACCTCGGCGCACATGTGCCGCCAGTACTCCTGGAAGTCCTCCCAGGTGGCGGGCACCGGCCGCATGCTCATGTCGTACATCCGGTACCACTGCACGTGCTCGTCGAACAGCTGCCGCCGCTGCGCTTCGGTCAGGCCGCCCATGAAGTTCTCCGCGATGTGCAGGGTGCTCACGAAGAAGGTGGAGTGGGCCCAGTAGAAGGTGTCCGGGTTCAGCGCGTGGTAGCGCCGGCCGTGCTTGTCGACACCCTTGATCGTGTCGTGGTAGCCGCGGACCTGCAGGGCCGTCCGATGGGCGCGCGGCCCGTCGTAGATCACCCCGCCGATCGGGTACAGCGAGCGGAACAGCCGCTGCCAGCGTTCCTCGAAGAACCGCGAGTGCTCCTCGACCCCGGCGCCGAGCTCGGGGTGCATGTTCTGCATCGAGCCGGCCCACAGCGCGATCAGCAGGCCGCGCCAGTCGCCGAAGTACCGCCAGGTGAGCGAGTCCGGACCGAGTGGCTCCGGCTCGGCTTGGCGCTGGACTGCCCGGTCTTCCAACTCGGTCATCGCCGGATCTCCTCATCGAGAGTAACTGACCACACCTGTTGTCAGGTTAGGATTGACAACCTCTGTAGTCAACTGAGGAGTAGGAACGAATGCCGACGACGGCCAGGACCTGGGGCGGTACCACGCTGACCGACCGCAAGGCCGCCCGCCGCGACCAGCTCATCGAGGCCGGCCTCGACCTGCTCGGCGACGAAGCCGGCCCGGCGGTGAGCGTGCGCGCCGCCTGCCGGCACGCCAAGCTCACCGAACGGTACTTCTACGAGAGCTTCGCCGACCGTGAAGAGCTGATCCTCGGGGTGTACGAGCACGTCGGCGCGGCCACCCACCAAGCGCTGGTGGACTCCGTGCGCGACGCTCCCCCAGCCGCCGCCGACCGTGCCGCGGCCGCGGTGAGCGCGTTCGTCGAGCTGATCCTGGACGACCCGCGGCTGGGCCGGGTGCTGCTGCTGGCCCCGATGACCGAGCCCGCGCTGAGCAAACGCGGGGTCGAGCTGCTGCCCGCGTTCGCCGCGCTGGTCCGCGAGCAGCTTCCCGCCAAGGCCGATGAGCTCGACCGCGAGATGACCGCGATCGGGCTGGTCGGCGCGCTGGCCAACCTGTTCATCGCCTACCTCAACGGCACCCTGGTCGTCTCCAGGGACCGGCTCGTCGCGCACTGCGTCAACCTCCTCACCCGCGCCGACGCCCTGCACCAGGGTCGTGAGTGAAAAACGTTGCCGGGACAACACTTTTCACTCACGACCGGCGGCGAGCTGGAGAGCGATGTCGATGATCATGTCCTCCTGGCCGCCGACGTACTTCCGTTCGCCGACCCGGTAGAGGATCTCGTGCGCGGGCACGCCATAACGCTCGGCGGCGCGCTCGGCGTGCAGCAGGAAACTGGAGTAGACCCCGGCGAAACCCTGCACGATGGACGAGCGGTCCATCACCGGCAGCCGCGTGATGTAGGGCTTCACCACGTTCTCCGCCGCATCCATCAGCACGTCCTTGTCCACCCCGGTCCGCACGCCGAGCCGCTCGAAGGTCGCCGCCAGCACCTCCGTCGGCGAGTTGCCCGCGCCCGCGCCGAGCGCGACCAACGAACCGTCGATCTGCCTTGCGCCGGCGCGATATCCGAGCACCGAGTTGGCCACCCCGAAGCTGAGGTTCTGGTGCCCGTGATAACCGACCTGCGCCTGCTCGCCGAGTTCCGCGACCAGCGCCGCGATCCGGTCCGCCGCCTCCTCCAGGATCAGCGCGCCCGCCGAGTCGACCACGTAGACGCACTGGCAGCCGGCGTCCACCATGATCCGGGCCTGCTTCGCCAGCGCCTCCGGAGTGGACATGTGGGACAGCATCAGGAACCCGACGGTCTCCAGGCCGAGCTTGCGCGCCTCGGCGAAGTGCTGGATCGACACGTCCGCCTCGGTGCAGTGCGTGGCGATCCGCACCGCGCCCGCACCGAGGGCGGCGGCCGCCTTGAGGTCGGTGACCGTGCCGAGCCCCGGCAGCAGCAGCACGGCGATCTTCGCGCGCTTCGCCTCGTCAACCGCGGCGGCGATCAGCTTCCGTTCGTCCACAAGGGAGAACCCGTAGTTGAAAGTGGACCCGCCGAGGCCGTCCCCGTGCGTCACCTCGATCAGGGAGACCCCGGCCGAGTCCAACGCGCGCACGGTGTCCCGCACGTTCTGCTCGGTGAACTGGTGCGCCATCGCGTGGCTGCCGTCGCGCAGGGTGGTGTCGACGATCCGCACCTCGCGGTCCACGTCGTCCCAGGTCGTCACGCCGCCACCTTCCGCTGTGCGATCAGCTCGCCGACGCGGGCCGCGGCGGCGGTCATGATGTCCAGGTTCCCGGCGTAGGTCGGCAGGTAGTCGCCGTTGCCCGCGACCTCCAGGAACACCGCCACCCTGGCGTTGCCGTTCCAGCCCGGCCGCGGATCGTCGTACTGCGGGTCGGCCTTGAGCGTGTAGCCGGGCACGTACCGCTGCACGTCGGCGACCATCCGGTGGATCGAGTCGGTGATCGCCGCCCGGTCCGCGTCCGGCGAGATCGCGCAGAACACCGTGTCCCGCATGATCATCGGCGGGTCCACCGGATTGATGATGATGATCGCCTTGCCCTTGGCCGCGCCGCCGACCTTCTCGATCCCCTGCGCGGTGGTCTCGGTGAACTCGTCGATGTTCGCCCTGGTGCCGGGGCCGGCCGAGCGCGAGGACACCGACGCGACGATCTCCGCGTAGGGCACCTCGGTGGTCCTGGCCACCGCGTGCACGATCGGGATGGTCGCCTGGCCGCCGCAGGTGATCAGGTTGAGGTTCGGCGCGTCGAGCTGGGCCGGCAGGTTCACCACCGGGCAGGTGAACGGGCCGGTCGCGGCCGGAGTCAGGTCCACCGCCTGGATACCGGCGTCGGCGTAGCGCGGCGCGTTGGCCAGATGCGCCTTCGCCGAGGTTGCCTCGAACACCAGGTCCGGCAGCGTGTCCCGGGACAGCAGCCAGTCGACCCCCTCGGCGGAGGTCTCCAGCCCCAGTTCCGCGGCCCGCGCCAGCCCGTCCGAGGCCGGGTCGACGCCGACCATGTACCGCACTTCGATCTGCTCGCTGCGCCGCAGCTTGGCGAGCAGGTCGGTGCCGATGTTGCCGGGGCCGACGATCGCGGCCACCGTTTTCCGCTGCACCATGGCATGGTCCCTTCCGGTCGGCTCCACCGTGCTCGCCGGGATGCGGCACACTCAACCCATGTGTGCCGCTGACCGGAACGACGACGGGCTGACCGCGAACCGCCTGACCGCACTGCTGACCGCGTTCGAACCCGGTGACGACGCGCTGGGCGTCTCGGAGCTGGCGAGGCGGACGGCGCTGCCGAAGTCCAGCGTGCACCGGCTGGTCGGGCACCTCGTCGCGGCCGGGCTGCTGGAGCGCGAACAGACCTCGGTTCGGCTCGGCCTCAAGCTGTTCGAGATCGGCCAGCTGGCCATCCGGCAGCGCGGGCTGGTCGATTCCGCGCGGCCGTACCTCGCCGACCTGCGGGAGGCCACCCGCAACACGGTGCATCTCGCGGTGCTGGAGGGCACCGAAGTCGTCTACCTGGATGTGGTGCGCGGCGCGGACGCACCCAACCTGCCTTCGCGCATCGGCGGCCGGTTTCCGGCGCACGCCACCGGGGTCGGCAAGGCGATGCTCGCCTACGCCCCGGCGTCGGTGCTGGACACCGTGCTCGCCGCCGGGCTGCCCCGGATCGGGCCGCGCACCATCACCGCGCCGGGGCTGCTCCGCCGCCAGCTCGCCAAGGTGCGGACCGACGGCGTGGCCTACGAACGGGAGGAGTCGCGAGCCGGGGTCACCTGCGCGGCGAGCCCGCTGCTGGACGGCCAGGGCCGCGCGGTGGCATCGATCTCGATTTCCGGCTGGAGCAACCGGATGCGCTTGGACCGCGTGGCCCCCGCAGTCCGCACCGCCGCACTGGCCCTCACCCGGACCCTCCGCTGAGGACGGTCAGAGGGCGGAGACGTTGCGCTCCGGGTGGCACGACGGGCGCAGTACCGGGACCTCGTCGAGCAGTCCCCGGCGCGCCAGCTCGGGACGCACGCCTTCGCCGAACCAGTACGCCTCCTCCAGATGCGGATAGCCGGACAGCACGAACTCCTCCACCCCGTGCGAGTGGTACTCCTCGATCAGGTCGGCGACCTCCTCGTGGCTGCCCACCAGCGCGGTGCCGGCACCGCCGCGGACGAGGCCGATCCCGGCCCACAGGTTCGGGTGGATCTCCAGCCCGCGCACCCCGGCGTCCAGCGCGCCGCCGTGCAGCGCGACCATCCGCCGCTGACCGACCGACTCACTGGCGGCGAGCTGCTGCTGCGCCTTGGCGACCTGCTCCGGGTTGAGCGCGTCCAGCAGCTTCTGCGCCTCCGCCCACGCCTCGGCCGAGCTGTCCCGCGAAATGGTGTGCAGCCGCACCCCGAACCGGACGGTCCGGCCCTGCGCCCGCGCCAGCTCCCGCACCTTGCCGATCTTCTCGGCCACCTGCGCCGGCGGCTCGCCCCAGGTGAGGTAGACGTCGGAGTGCTTCGCCGCGACCGGCAGCGCGGCCGGGGAGGATCCGCCGAAGTACAAGGGCGGCAACGGGTTCGGCGGCGCCAGGCTGGTCGCCCCTGCCACCTTGAGGTGCTCGCCGTCGAAGTCCACCGGCTGCCCGGACCAGATGCCGCGCACGATCGAAAGGAACTCGTCGGTGCGGGCGTAGCGCTGGTCGTGGTCGTGCCAGTCGCCGAACCGACGCTGCTCTACGGCGTCCCCGCCGGTCACGATGTTCAACAGCAGCCTGCCGCCGGAGATCCGCTGGTAGGTGCCCGCCATCTGGGCGGCCAGCGTCGGCGAGATCACCCCGGGCCGGAACGCGACCAGGAACTTCAGCCTGCTGGTCTCCCGGATCAGCGCGGCGGTACTCAGCCAGGCGTCCTCGCACCAGGTCCCGGTCGGGGTGAGCACGCCTTCGAAACCGATCTGCTCGGCGGCGCGGGCCACCTGCGCCAGGTAGTCGATGTCCGGATCACGCTGCGCGCTCGGCCCCTGCGAACGGTTCGCGTGGAACCGCTCGACGATGGTCCGGCCGTCACCGGAGGTGGGCAGGAACCAGTGCAGTTTCACGCTCATCGGTTGCTCGCTTCCAGATCGGGTCCGAACCGGCGGTCGACGAACTTGGCGAAGTCCACCTTGCCGGGCAATGTCCTGTCCGCGCTGAACGCGTCCGCCAGTTCCTGCTCCGAACGCACCACCTCGTCGTCCAGCGCGACCGGCTGATCGGGGCCGTTCTGCACCGCGGCCAGTGCGACCTCGGGCTTCAGCCCGGTCTCCTTCGCCCACGCGGCCGCCCATTCCGGCCGGTGCGTGTCCGCCCACCGCTGCGCCTTCGCCACCCGCACCACGTAGTCCCGGATCGCCGCGTTCTTGCCGGCGTCGCCCAGCGCGTTCACCCCGGCGACCTGGAAGGTGAAGCCGTTGGCCGTTCGGGTGCCGTCCACCAGCACCCTCGCCGAGGTCTCCAGCTT includes:
- a CDS encoding sphingomyelin phosphodiesterase yields the protein MRKTIRYAALVLGVALGLGMVAPAEGAGATTLSVMSFNVYQLPWIAAPGTADKTARAAAAERTIRAQDPDVLVLNEAFSAQAEQLRARLADRWPHQTPLVGQRCAASGGWTTVNGNCSNSPVVVNGGVTVLSRYPITEQHQLVFTDSYFGTSDYFSNKGAALARIVVDGRPVWVAGTHLQADEGPKTLPKAHQVRMAQLGEIRDLVAKYAPVVEPVLIGGDLNIERWAGEDRRDELGRSQLRQGEAIVDGSLGTAPAGEYTFDATTNPLAAKSVEEGYRDSLDYLGTLRGNGRPPAEVGPVRLVHHDDDTIPSDHYPVVTLIKY
- a CDS encoding neutral/alkaline ceramidase is translated as MPVTRRHVLAGAAAVPLAAGMLGSAQAEAPGESAAYLVGRGISDVTGPAAENGMMGYSMPQQQTAGIHLRTRARAFIVADANRRIVFVTAELGALFQSVHQGVLRKLKAAYGDLYTEQNVLLNATHTHAACGGDSHYAAYDLSILGFQEQTYNAVVDGITEAITRAHEDLKPGTIGIGRTELTDASANRSRTAFELNPQSDKDHFPLSIDPAVTVLRFAQGGRDVGAITWFATHGTSMTNENRLISSDNKGYAAFAWENGNDEFVACFAQTNSGDMSPNLNLKPGSGPTEDEFENTRIIGDRQFRAAKRAFDAAGEAVTGAVDHRMCFVDLSKVTVHGRFTPDGRQHTTCTAAIGASMLAGSTEDGPGIPIPEGIKNPFIDWLGGIDAPIPRALADAQAPKVVAVPFGAMKPYPWCPEVLPLQLVRIGQLYLVAGPAEYTIVAGLRIRRVVAAELGVPLENVLMQGYSNAYSQYVTTPEEYDSQQYEGASTLFGRYTLPAYQQEFARLAAAMKAGRPVPLGPIPRDLRGKLINFQPGVVFDDKPLFKDFGEVLTEANSGYRRGEQVSVVFVTGHPKNNLRRGGTFAEVQRLVDGQWVRFADDGDWATKYHWARDGIATSKATITWDIPVNTPIGKYRIVHHGDWKNGWNGRISAFTGTSRAFLVS
- a CDS encoding LLM class F420-dependent oxidoreductase; the encoded protein is MKLGYHIGYWSSGPPAGALDAIVQAEQLGFDSVWTAEGYGSDAFTPLAWWGSSTTRIRLGTNIVQMSARTPTATAMSALTMDHLSGGRFVLGLGASGPQVVEGWYGQPYPKPLARTREYVEIVRRVIAREKPLSFDGDFFQLPLQGGTGLGKPLKSTVHPLHKDLPIYLAAEGPKNVALSAEICDGWLPLFFSPKSNAFYKSAIEEGFARPGARRTAKDFEVAASVPVIVHDDVEKAADLIRPALALYIGGMGAKQVNFHRDVFARMGYEKVADEVQELYLAGRKEEAVAAIPTSLVEDTSLIGPAAKIRDELAAWEESVVTTILLRGDAATLRTVADTLR
- a CDS encoding oxygenase MpaB family protein, translated to MTELEDRAVQRQAEPEPLGPDSLTWRYFGDWRGLLIALWAGSMQNMHPELGAGVEEHSRFFEERWQRLFRSLYPIGGVIYDGPRAHRTALQVRGYHDTIKGVDKHGRRYHALNPDTFYWAHSTFFVSTLHIAENFMGGLTEAQRRQLFDEHVQWYRMYDMSMRPVPATWEDFQEYWRHMCAEVLEDNKATRDVLDIRALPKPNFLPWLPMPAWKLVRGMVARNFVWLTVGLYDQSIREKLGYTWTGKDERRHRRLGRLINAAFKLVPRDRRYHPRARAGWQRVRGQVPAGAPLVETPRRNLPPVHERDSPTHYSPKL
- a CDS encoding TetR/AcrR family transcriptional regulator, producing the protein MPTTARTWGGTTLTDRKAARRDQLIEAGLDLLGDEAGPAVSVRAACRHAKLTERYFYESFADREELILGVYEHVGAATHQALVDSVRDAPPAAADRAAAAVSAFVELILDDPRLGRVLLLAPMTEPALSKRGVELLPAFAALVREQLPAKADELDREMTAIGLVGALANLFIAYLNGTLVVSRDRLVAHCVNLLTRADALHQGRE
- the dmpG gene encoding 4-hydroxy-2-oxovalerate aldolase produces the protein MTTWDDVDREVRIVDTTLRDGSHAMAHQFTEQNVRDTVRALDSAGVSLIEVTHGDGLGGSTFNYGFSLVDERKLIAAAVDEAKRAKIAVLLLPGLGTVTDLKAAAALGAGAVRIATHCTEADVSIQHFAEARKLGLETVGFLMLSHMSTPEALAKQARIMVDAGCQCVYVVDSAGALILEEAADRIAALVAELGEQAQVGYHGHQNLSFGVANSVLGYRAGARQIDGSLVALGAGAGNSPTEVLAATFERLGVRTGVDKDVLMDAAENVVKPYITRLPVMDRSSIVQGFAGVYSSFLLHAERAAERYGVPAHEILYRVGERKYVGGQEDMIIDIALQLAAGRE
- a CDS encoding acetaldehyde dehydrogenase (acetylating), giving the protein MVQRKTVAAIVGPGNIGTDLLAKLRRSEQIEVRYMVGVDPASDGLARAAELGLETSAEGVDWLLSRDTLPDLVFEATSAKAHLANAPRYADAGIQAVDLTPAATGPFTCPVVNLPAQLDAPNLNLITCGGQATIPIVHAVARTTEVPYAEIVASVSSRSAGPGTRANIDEFTETTAQGIEKVGGAAKGKAIIIINPVDPPMIMRDTVFCAISPDADRAAITDSIHRMVADVQRYVPGYTLKADPQYDDPRPGWNGNARVAVFLEVAGNGDYLPTYAGNLDIMTAAAARVGELIAQRKVAA
- a CDS encoding IclR family transcriptional regulator; the protein is MCAADRNDDGLTANRLTALLTAFEPGDDALGVSELARRTALPKSSVHRLVGHLVAAGLLEREQTSVRLGLKLFEIGQLAIRQRGLVDSARPYLADLREATRNTVHLAVLEGTEVVYLDVVRGADAPNLPSRIGGRFPAHATGVGKAMLAYAPASVLDTVLAAGLPRIGPRTITAPGLLRRQLAKVRTDGVAYEREESRAGVTCAASPLLDGQGRAVASISISGWSNRMRLDRVAPAVRTAALALTRTLR
- a CDS encoding LLM class flavin-dependent oxidoreductase — protein: MSVKLHWFLPTSGDGRTIVERFHANRSQGPSAQRDPDIDYLAQVARAAEQIGFEGVLTPTGTWCEDAWLSTAALIRETSRLKFLVAFRPGVISPTLAAQMAGTYQRISGGRLLLNIVTGGDAVEQRRFGDWHDHDQRYARTDEFLSIVRGIWSGQPVDFDGEHLKVAGATSLAPPNPLPPLYFGGSSPAALPVAAKHSDVYLTWGEPPAQVAEKIGKVRELARAQGRTVRFGVRLHTISRDSSAEAWAEAQKLLDALNPEQVAKAQQQLAASESVGQRRMVALHGGALDAGVRGLEIHPNLWAGIGLVRGGAGTALVGSHEEVADLIEEYHSHGVEEFVLSGYPHLEEAYWFGEGVRPELARRGLLDEVPVLRPSCHPERNVSAL